A genomic region of Eucalyptus grandis isolate ANBG69807.140 chromosome 5, ASM1654582v1, whole genome shotgun sequence contains the following coding sequences:
- the LOC104435059 gene encoding disease resistance protein RUN1-like: MSEGHGNEEKKKNRERSISNGDQERDPDDAFIQNGFRKATIAMKAEKTEGILSSFLLIKGERVKSDKGKQRDAPIRFKSFRCGACCSDSSLHAWTVPICVFRDNNSIPIGKEFGSQLLNAITQSKISIPIISENYASSKWCLRELIHMMHCKKSMSHMVLPIFYKVDPSDVRNLKGNFGKAFRSQKKQFDEKDIREGRQALSQVSYLSGWESEKIANGHEGELVKLVVQTVVSELRKDFQLDVPKQLVALDGQVKEIMFWIDSPSVNARMIGIYGMGGIGKTTLAKCIYNQLSNKFLHASFIPDIRETIQRHRIEDLQSQLITDILRIKYQVSKVDDGINIIKSRFKGKKVLILLDDIERKDQLNALARERNWFTSGSIIIVTTRYEAILDQSEFEVDKKYELNEIDEKHSLLLFNRHAFHMDHSLRNFEDISHDIISTMGGLPLALEVIGSYLYGKTNRNVWDDLLKQLKEQPHRDVQKILKISYDALDDGHKEIFLDIACFLIGKESKFAIYMWNDYGLYASQGIEELKLRCLVKIGDDGKLRMHDQLRDLGRSIIYHGQLHEGCSRICVNKEASKVLMEKKVGARSTRVYSLVCIPVDPIIVMESFYHMIDLGLANFAEEFQIPFQRPIKMTGGFCRGIVNNGSVLHANLEEACRSIGVFTGGFDACEDPNT; the protein is encoded by the exons ATGAGTGAAGGTCACGGaaatgaagagaagaagaaaaatagagaaaggtCCATCAGTAATGGGGACCAGGAAAGAGACCCGGATGACGCTTTTATCCAGAATGGTTTCAGGAAGGCTACCATTGCGATGAAGGCAGAAAAGACA GAAGGCATCCTCTCTTCATTTTTGCTCATCAAAGGAGAAAGGGTGAAGTCAGACAAAGGCAAACAGAGGGATGCACCGATTCGTTTCAAGTCGTTCCGTTGCGGTGCTTGTTGCTCCGACTCTTCTCTTCATGCTT GGACTGTACCGATTTGTGTGTTCAGGGACAATAATAGCATCCCAATTGGCAAGGAATTTGGTTCACAGCTTCTCAATGCCATCACACAATCTAAAATTTCGATCCCCATCATCTCTGAAAATTATGCTTCGAGCAAATGGTGTCTCCGTGAGCTCATTCATATGATGCACTGCAAGAAGAGCATGTCACATATGGTGTTGCCTATTTTTTATAAAGTGGACCCATCGGATGTGCGGaatttaaaaggaaattttggAAAGGCCTTCCGTTCGCAGAAGAAGCAGTTTGATGAGAAGGATATTAGGGAAGGGCGACAAGCACTTTCACAAGTGAGTTACTTAAGTGGATGGGAATCTGAGAAAATTGCAAACGG GCATGAGGGAGAATTGGTAAAACTTGTGGTCCAAACTGTTGTAAGCGAGTTACGGAAAGATTTTCAGCTAGATGTTCCTAAGCAACTAGTTGCACTTGATGGTCAAGTGAAGGAAATTATGTTTTGGATAGACAGTCCTTCCGTTAATGCTCGAATGATTGGAATTTATGGTATGGGTGGAATaggcaagacaactcttgccaagtgCATCTACAATCAACTCTCAAATAAATTTCTACATGCCAGCTTCATTCCAGATATTCGAGAAACTATCCAACGCCACCGTATTGAGGATCTACAAAGTCAACTAATAACTGATATACTACGGATCAAATATCAAGTGTCTAAAGTTGATGAtggaattaatataatcaaatctagattcaaaggaaaaaaggttCTCATTCTTCTAGATGATATAGAACGGAAGGATCAATTAAATGCTTTGGCTAGAGAACGTAACTGGTTTACTTCAGGAAGTATTATCATTGTTACAACTAGATATGAAGCTATCCTTGATCAATCTGAATTTGAGGTAGACAAGAAGTATGAATTGAATGAAATAGACGAGAAGCattctttgcttttatttaacAGACATGCATTTCATATGGACCATTCTTTGAGGAACTTTGAGGATATCTCTCATGATATTATATCTACCATGGGTGGGCTTCCCTTGGCTCTTGAGGTCATAGGTTCATACTTGTATGGAAAAACAAATCGAAATGTATGGGATGATCTATTGAAGCAATTAAAAGAACAGCCGCATAGAGATGTGCAAAAGATCTTGAagataagttatgatgcattagaTGATGGGCATAAggagatttttcttgatattgcatgtttcCTTATTGGAAAAGAGAGCAAATTTGCTATTTACATGTGGAATGACTATGGATTGTATGCAAGTCAAGGAATTGAAGAGTTGAAGCTGAGGTGTTTAGTAAAAATTGGAGATGATGGTAAGTTAAGGATGCACGATCAAttaagagatcttggaaggagcATCATTTACCATGGACAACTGCATGAGGGATGTAGCAGAATATGCGTCAATAAGGAAGCCTCCAAAGTCCTAATGGAGAAAAAG GTTGGGGCGAGGAGCACAAGAGTTTACTCACTAGTTTGCATCCCAGTTGATCCTATTATTGTGATGGAATCATTTTATCACATGATTGATCTGGGTCTTGCTAACTTCGCTGAAGAATTTCAAATTCCATTCCAGAGACCAATCAAAATGACGGGGGGATTTTGCAGAGGAATCGTCAACAACGGTTCAGTCTTGCATGCAAACCTTGAAGAGGCTTGTAGGTCAATTGGAGTGTTTACTGGAGGTTTTGATGCTTGTGAAGATCCAAACACTTAA